Proteins from a single region of Mytilus trossulus isolate FHL-02 chromosome 2, PNRI_Mtr1.1.1.hap1, whole genome shotgun sequence:
- the LOC134707408 gene encoding V-type proton ATPase subunit F-like translates to MAHSAQKGRLIAVIGDEDTCTGFLLGGIGELNKKREPNFLVVNKSTPRHDIEEAFRGFLKRDDIAIVLINQTIAEEIRYAIDSHDQPIPAVIEIPSKDAPYDASKDSILRRAKGMFSAEDFR, encoded by the exons ATGGCTCATTCTGCTCAAAAAGGAAGATTAATTGCAGTAATTGGTGATGAA gataCCTGTACTGGGTTTTTGCTGGGAGGAATTGGagagttgaataaaaaaagagagCCAAATTTTCTTGTTGTTAATAAAA gCACTCCTCGCCATGACATAGAAGAAGCATTTAGAGGATTTCTGAAGAGAGATGATATAgctattgttttaataaatcaaaca ATAGCAGAAGAAATAAGATATGCAATAGATTCACATGACCAGCCAATTCCAGCAGTAATAGAAATCCCTAGTAAAGATGCACCATATGATGCTAGCAAAGATTCTATATTGAGAAGAGCAAAG
- the LOC134707409 gene encoding transmembrane and ubiquitin-like domain-containing protein 1: protein MYHLYTDMPLIEGVGDEVTVVFTIFLIFLLLCIAWFSTNIQELPFFSIIVIDFTRRQNRNTQQTNSVEASDSSAVSSTSSEESTGDTSIQEETDNASRSSSVDSVNEQVTGAEGQIPVQTDDVSKTKDNKESSNENVITEESGEDTVLGDRNEDSEDLPTTETELRRRRVAFFSDKNQVIETKKENRNHESETIVINDRNPSNSSNNELPSNLQNNESNKTSESVKNETENLNSAEINVSSESETNSSQSDKVRIRLKYLNDTQRNVEASLEDTIEQFRRTHFAEELEADKLVRFIFNGQDLRNDANTLQAYNIVDNSVIHCLITQVNRQNTTSGVQNEDEGFDVGMLMLPCFGIILCFMWYLRFEYRQFFSGTSTVCLIGMSLLYIAALLAMMENRRRGHHHAHVE, encoded by the exons ATGTACCACCTGTACACAGATATGCCACTTATTGAAGGGGTAGGAGATGAAGTTACTGttgtttttaccatttttctaATATTTCTTCTTCTCTGTATTGCATGgttttcaacaaatattcaaGAACTACCTTTCTTTAGTATCATTGTAATAGACTTTACCAGAAGACAGAATAGAAATACGCAACAGACTAACAGTGTTGAAGCTAGCGATAGTTCTGCTGTAAGTTCTACCTCAAGTGAGGAATCAACAGGGGACACATCCATTCAGGAGGAGACTGACAATGCCAGTAGGTCCTCCTCTGTTGATAGTGTAAACGAACAAGTGACAGGAGCAGAAGGTCAAATTCCAGTTCAAACAGATGATGTTTCAAAGACAAAAGACAATAAAGAGTCATCTAACGAAAATGTGATTACAGAAGAATCAGGGGAAGATACGGTGTTAGGGGACAGAAATGAAGATAGTGAAGACTTGCCTACAACAGAAACTGAACTGAGACGTAGAAGGGTTGCATTCTTTTCTGATAAAAATCAAGTTATagagacaaaaaaagaaaatagaaatcatGAATCAGAGACCATTGTTATAAATGACAGAAACCCATCAAATTCATCAAACAATGAACTTCcatcaaatttacaaaacaatgaatcCAATAAAACATCTGAGTCAGTTAAAAATGAAACTGAAAATTTAAACAGTGCTGAAATAAATGTTTCCTCTGAATCGGAAACTAATTCTAGTCAGAGTGATAAAGTTCGGATACGACTGAAATACCTAAATGACACTCAGAGAAATGTAGAAGCATCTTTAGAGGATACAATTGAACAGTTTAGAAG gACACATTTTGCAGAGGAGCTTGAAGCAGATAAACTTGTTCGATTCATTTTCAATGGTCAGGATCTAAGGAATGATGCTAACACACTACAAGCCTACAATATTGTTGACAATAGTGTAATACATTGTCTTATAACTCAAGTTAATCGCCAAAATACTACGTCTGGTGTACAGAATGAAGATGAAGGATTTGATGTTGGCATGCTAATGCTTCCGTGTTTTGGAATCATTTTATGCTTTATGTGGTACCTAAGATTTGAATATCGTCAATTTTTTTCGGGGACATCAACTGTATGCTTGATAGGCATGTCTCTGCTTTATATAGCAGCTTTGTTGGCAATGATGGAGAATAGAAGAAGGGGACACCATCATGCCCATGTGGAATAA